TATTGGTCAGGGCAAAAACGACACCGGCCAGGACCATTAACCCGGCGCCCAGGAGCAGCATCTTTCGTCGTCCAATTCGGTCGGCAACGAGTGTAATCCAAAGTGTAACCGCTGTGTCTCCCACCAGTGTCAACGTCAATAAAAGACCAATCTGCCGATCCGTCAAACCCGCTTGAACAAGATACAGCGTCAGCACCACCGAGAGAAAGCCATAGGCAAACAATCGGACGATACGGGTGAGAAACAACAATTTTCCATCTTGGGTCAGGAGGCGGCTCATGTGGAAATCCCGTGCCAGATCGAACAAGTGTTATACCAATTTGGGGTCAGGGTATCGGGGTCAGGGGTCAGGGAAATACAATTTTTTCAATCATTTAGCCTTCCAGTAATACAAAGGCTTCATTCCCAAATGGTGTTACCAATCGGTCTGCCTATCAGAAGACTGATGTCAAAAACCCAATGCCCCCGGCGACCAGCACCGCCCACAGCACGTCAATCTTGAACCGATACAGCGCCGCAAATGCCACCAGACTCCACAGGAGCGCCCACCAGTTGGTGGTGGCTGAAAATCCTTGCGGCCAGATGACGGTGCTGCCGAAAACCAGCGCCAGATTGAGGACGACGCCGACGACGGCTGCTGTGATACCGCTCAGGGCGGCGGTCAGGTGCTGGTTCCCGCGAAGCAACTCGATGTAGGGCGCTCCCAGAAAAATAAAGAAAAAACAGGGCAGAAAGGTTGTGTAGGTCGTAACCAACGCTCCGATAACCGCACTCAACAGCGGCGTAAGCGTGCCGGGGTGATTCCACCCGGCCATAAACCCAACAAACTGAAGCACCATAATCAACGGGCCGGGGGTGGTTTCAGCCAGTGCCAGCCCGTCAACTGCCTGGGACTGGCTGAGCCAGCCATATGAGCCAACCGCCGCCTGGGTCACATATGCCAGCACCGAATAGGCCCCGCCGAATGTCACCAGCGCCGCTTGACTGAAAAACAGATATTCGCGCACATGCAGGTGGTGGCGTCCCTGCCAGCTTATCAAGGCCAGTAGCGGCAGCCCCCACAACACCAGACAGATGGTCGCGATTGTGAACGCCCGTTTTCGGGAAGGCAGTGTGTGTGCCGGTGGCGGGGCATGGTCGTCAATCACGGTTGGGAGTTCGGGCTGACCGGTTGCCGATGTATCAGTTGTCGCCTTACCTTTGGCGGTTGAGGCGGTAAATACATTTGGAGCGATTCGGTTGCCAACCAAACCAATGAGTCCAGCCGCTAAGACAATGAGCGGGAAGGGAATGTGGAGCAGGAAAATTGCCGCAAATGAAAGCGCCGCAATCGTGTAATGAGCCTTGTGTTTGAGCGCCCGCCCGCCGATTTTGATCACTGCCTCAACGACAATTGCCACCACCACTGGTTTAAACCCGTTGAGCACCCCGGCGACGGTTGGGAGCGAGCCATAGGCCGCATACACATAGGAAAGCCCCATCAAAATAAAGATTGACGGCAACACAAAGAACCCACCGGCGACAATTCCGCCCCAGGTGCGGTGCATCAGCCAGCCGATGTAGGTCGCCAATTGCTGTGCTTCCGGCCCAGGCAGCAACATGCAGTAGTTGAGCGCGTGCAAAAATCGTTCTTCACTGAGCCATCGCCGCCGCTCAACCAGTTCGCGGTGCATAATCGCAATCTGGCCGGCTGGTCCGCCAAAGGAAATAAACCCCAGTTTCACCCAAAACCGAAAGGCTTCGCCAAAGGTGACTGGTTGCCGGGCAGGTGATGAGTTTTCCGGCACTGTACCGGTTGAAGTCATAAGAATTGCCTTTCAATTTGCAGTCAGAGTCGTTTGAAAAAAGCGATAAAGCGCTTCAAACACCAGGGTTGCAATTTCCAACCGGCGTGAATCGTCCTGAATTTCCAGCGTGATGCCATTGATTACCGCTTTGATCCCGCCGGTTTCGGCCCGTTGATAGACATTGTCTTTAAGATCGAGGTCGTGGACG
The Acidobacteriota bacterium DNA segment above includes these coding regions:
- the chrA gene encoding chromate efflux transporter, yielding MTSTGTVPENSSPARQPVTFGEAFRFWVKLGFISFGGPAGQIAIMHRELVERRRWLSEERFLHALNYCMLLPGPEAQQLATYIGWLMHRTWGGIVAGGFFVLPSIFILMGLSYVYAAYGSLPTVAGVLNGFKPVVVAIVVEAVIKIGGRALKHKAHYTIAALSFAAIFLLHIPFPLIVLAAGLIGLVGNRIAPNVFTASTAKGKATTDTSATGQPELPTVIDDHAPPPAHTLPSRKRAFTIATICLVLWGLPLLALISWQGRHHLHVREYLFFSQAALVTFGGAYSVLAYVTQAAVGSYGWLSQSQAVDGLALAETTPGPLIMVLQFVGFMAGWNHPGTLTPLLSAVIGALVTTYTTFLPCFFFIFLGAPYIELLRGNQHLTAALSGITAAVVGVVLNLALVFGSTVIWPQGFSATTNWWALLWSLVAFAALYRFKIDVLWAVLVAGGIGFLTSVF